In Phycisphaerales bacterium, the sequence CTCGTGGATGCGCCCCTCGAGATCACGGCGGTCATCGATGACAACCCGGCCCTCGCGGGGACGCTGATCGAAGGAAAGCCGGTCGTCACGATCGAAAACGCCTTGGCCATTGGCTTCGACGCCGTGATTCTGTCCTCCGACGCCCACGAGAAGGCGTTGTGGGAGTCGAGCCGACCCTTGCGTGAGGCCGGCATTGCTGTTCTTCCGTTGTACGAGGCATCGCTTCTTCGCCATGTGTCCAAGGCCGCCTGAGCACGAGGTCCCGTTCCATGACCACCACCTTTGCCGCCTGTGAGCAGGAGTTCTTCACCCGGTTTGCCGGGATGGGGTTCGAACCCACATGCATCCTGGACATCGGCGGCTCGAACGCCGCGTGGTCCACGACGATCCACAGCGTCTTTCCCGACGCTCGATATGAGATCTTCGAGCCGCTCGCGGGGCGTCGCGAGGACTACGACCGGATCCTCGAGTGGGCATTGCGGACACATCCAAACTTCAGGCTGCACACCATCGCCCTTGGGGCTGACAATAGCGACGCCGAGTTCTGGAGCGAGCCGGCGGGTGTCGGCTCGTCGCTGCTCGTTTCGAACGTGCCGAAGGATCAGAAGATAACTGTTCCTGTCCGGCGACTGGATGACTATCTCGCGGACCAGCGTCTCTCACAGCCCCAGTTGATCAAGATCGACGTGCAGGGTGGGGAGCGCGAGGTGATCACCGGTGGCGCCAAGACGATCGAGGCGGCGGATGTGCTGCACCTCGAGACGTGGCTGACGCGCGGATATGGCCCAGCGACGCCTCTACTCACCGAACTCATTGACACGCTCCGCCCGATGGGGCACGTGCTGGTGCAACTCGGCGATTTCTGGCGCAAACCGAGCCAGGAACTCGCGAGCATCGATGCGTTCTTTGTGCACACGCGGATGATCGATCGCCTGGCCAACCGGGGAGAGTTCCCTTGGCCCGCCACGTGGTCGTCCGCGGCCTGATCCACACACCGCCTTAGGTTCTGAAAGCGAGCGTCGCATGAGAGTTCTCGTCACTGGTTCATCCGGGCTGATCGGCTCCGAGGCCGTCGCGTTCTTTGATTCGCTCGGCTTCGACGTTCTCGGCGTGGACAACAACATGCGCCGGGACTTCTTCGGGCCCAAGGGCGATACCACGCCCAACCTCGCGCGTCTTGTCGCGTCGTGCAAACGCTTCAAGCACTCGCCGCTCGATATCAGGGATCGCGAGGGCGTTGAGCGGATCTTCCGCAACGAATCCATCGATCTCGTCATCCATGCCGCGGCCCAGCCCAGCCATGACCTTGCCGCGTCGCGCGTGTACGACGACTTCGCCGTGAACGCCCTGGGCACGCTGAATCTCCTCGAGTCCTGCCGCCTGCACCGCCCGGAGGCGGTCTTCATCCAGGTCTCGACGAACAAGGTCTATGGCGATGCGCCCAACGCGCTCCCGATGCACGAGCTCGAGACGAGATTCGATTATGCCGACGTCGCGCTCGAGCAGGGGATCGACGAGTCGCTGACCATCGACCAATCCACGCACTCGCTCTTTGGCGTCTCGAAGGCCTCGGGCGACCTGCTCGCGCAGGAGTATGGGCGGTATTTCGGGCTGAAGACCGGCGTATTCCGCGGCGGCTGCCTCACCGGGCCACAACACGCGGGCGTCGAACTCCACGGCTTTCTGAACTACCTCGTCGCCACCGCGCTCGACGAGCGACCCTACACGATCTTCGGCTACAAGGGCAAGCAGGTCCGCGACCAGATCCATTGCCACGATGTCGTCTCCGCCTTCTGGGCCTTCGCCCAGAAGCCGCGTGCGGGCGAGGTCTACAACCTCGGCGGCGGGAAGGCCAACGCCGCGAGCCTCATCGAGTGCATCGAACTCATCGCGGATCGCACGGGCAAGAGCCCCGTCACGACGTACAACCCCACCAACCGCGTGGGCGACCATATCTGCTACTACACCAACATGGCGAAGTTCCGCAAGCACTTCCCCGCGTGGAAGCAGGAGTACTCGCTCGATCGCATCGTGGACGAGATGATCGATCGCGTGCGCGTCGCGAAGGCGGCCTGACCCTCGACCCGTGTTCTTACGACATCCACTCGCGCGGCACATCCCCCGCCGTTGCGCGGATCACCGACCGGATCCCGCCGCGCCCGCGCCAGTCTGTGCGCACGACGAGCCACTTCGTGCCCATGAGCGTCTGGAGGTCGTCGCGGATGCGGTTCGTCACGGCCTCGTAGAAGATCCCCGCGTTGCGGAATGACTGGAAGTAGAGTTTCAGGCTCTTGAGCTCCACGCACACGCCGCCTTTCGACGCGGGGCGCGGCTCGAAGCGGACGGTCACCGTGCCGAAGTCCGGGTGGCCCGTCTTGGGACAGACCGAGGTGAACTCGTCGGCGATGTGCTCCACGACGAACGGCGTCTCCGTCGGCGTGGGGAAGGCCTCGAGGAGCGAGGGGTCAATCGTTCCGTCTTTCATGTGTGCCTCCCTCGACCGCTGCCAACTCACACGTCGTGAGAGTCTCGTCAACTCGCCAACACGCTTCGATTACTGCTGCTGGTAGCGCGTGAGGAGTTCGACGATGAGCGGCTGGTTTCTGTCGATCTCGAGCGACCTTCGGAGCAGATCTGTGCCTTTGCGCCACATCGCGTCGTCGGCGTATTGCCCCTTGATCCACCGATTGAGCGAGACCACGCCAAGCCCGTTGAGCGCGGGGGTGTAGTTCTCGTCGATCTTGGTGGCCTGCCCGAAGGCGGTCTCGGCCGCGTCCATCTCGCCGAGTTTGAACCGGGCGTAGCCGAGCCGCTCGTAGGCGCCGGCGGAGGGCTCCTCGCGGATGAGTTGCTCGAGCGTGTTGGCCATCTCCTCGTAACGCTTCGCGCCCGAGAGCGACTGGGCCATGTTCATGAGGAGGGTCGGCGTGAGCGGGGTCAACTCGGCGGCCTGCTGGTACTCGAGAATCGCCTGGTCGTACCGCGCCAACTGCGAGTAGATCACGCCGAGGTTCACACGAGCCGGAGCGTTGCGCCCGTCGATCTCCACGGCGTGCTCGGCGTAGGGCACGGCCTTGTCCGGCTCCTTGAGTTGCAGGTACGCCGTCGCGAGGTTCATGTTGGCCTTGAAATCGTCGGGACTGAGACGGAGGGCGCGGATATACGCCACCACCGACTCGGAGATCCGGTCGAGCAGTTGCAGCATCAGCCCGTTGTTGTAATGAGCACTGAAGTTGGTCGGATCGATCTCGGCGGCCTGGGCATATCGCTGCTGCGCCGAACTGTGGTCACCTCGCTCGCGATAGATATCGCCCGCCTGCATGTACGCCGGGACGAGTTTGGGATTCTCCGCGATGGCGCGCTCGAAGGCAATCAACGCCTGATTGGCGAGGCCCTGCGATCGGAGCGTCTCGCCGTTGTTCAATGAGATCAGCGCCGAACTGATCTCCTCAGGGGTGTTCACCGTGGTTGGACGCGGATCGAAGACTGTGCGATCCGCGATCGTTGGCTTGGGCGCCTTGGCGTCGGGCTTGTCGAACGCCTGGCAGCCCCCGATCGCCAGCACGCCCGCCACTCCCACCAGCGCGAGCCTCGTGGAAGTGATCCTGCAGAGAGAGGAAGCGTGTCGGCCAAGGCCGGTGAACATGATCGGACCTCAAGGTTGGCGATTGAAGTTCTTGGGGCAGAAACGGTAGGCGTTCGGGACGATCGATGGGACCGCACGATGCGCCGACTCTTCACTATCGGCACATCGCCGCCGTGGTTCGCGCGATCCCCTGACATTCACGCGATTATCCGGACCCCGTGCATCACCCAACCAGACCCCGCAGTCGCGCCACGTTGAGCAGGTCGTGGTCCTGCCCGTCGGCGTCGTGGCCCTTGGGCGTTTCCATGATCATGGGACAACCGCGCAACTCTGGCCGATTCACGACGGCGGCAAAGCCGGAGTTGGATAGCCCGCCCCTTCCGCCGCCTTGCCCGATCGTCCCTGCCCCGATGTGCTCGTGGCGATCGAGTTTGCTCGTCGCGGCACCCTTGCTGTCGTTGAGGTGCATCACCCGCACGTGCGCCAGGCCGCAGAGTTCGTCGAACCGGTCGAGGACGGCGTCGGCCTGCGCGCGCGTCGAGAGGTCGTGCCCGGCGGCGTGCATGTGGCAGGTGTCCAGACAGAACCCGACACGAGAACCCTCGCCGGTCGCCTCGATGATCCGCGCGCGCAACACCTGGAGATCCTCGAACGGCCCACCCAGCGTCGAGCCGGCGCCCACCGTGCCCTCGAGGCAGGAGACGGTGCGAGAGCCCTTAGTCCTCTTGAAGAGTTCCACGTAGGCGCGTGCGATCCGCGCGATGCCTTGTTCGCGGGTCCAGCCGACGCTCGAGCCGGGATGGTGGACAAGAAAGGGGATGCCCAGGGTCTCGCAGCGTTCGATCTCGTCGGTCATGAGGTCCACGCTCTTGGCGAAGAGTTCATCGGAGACGCTCGCGAGATTGATGAGGTACGACGCGTGGGAGACGGTGCGCTCGTTCCAGCCGAGTCTCGCCTGCTCGGTTCGCCATTCTTCGACCATGGCCGGATCGAGAGGCTTGGCTTTCCATTGCTGCTGGTTCTTGGTGAAGACCTGGACGCCGTCGAGCCCGAGTCGCTCGGCGTCGTGGAGGGCGTTGACCATGGAGCCGGCGATGGAGAGATGCGAGCCAAAGAAGGGGCCGGTGACGTTGGCGGTACGAGCGGGCGCGGGCGTCGTGCGCGGTTTCGCTGGCGCTGCAGCGGTCGTGGTCTTCGGTCGTGATTTCGTAACGACACGCTTCTTCGGCGGCGGCTTCGGCGAAGTGGACTTCTTCGGCTTTGGTTTCGTGGCACGAATCGAACGCTTTGGTGGTGTGGCACGGGGCATGCCGCATCGTACATTCACCCAACCGTCGGACCGTGGTCCGGAGTGAAGCGGCTGCCGACCCCGTCACGTTCCGGGATCGCGTCGGATCGCCCCTGCTATTGTTTTGGCCCTGGAAGGAGGCGGGATGCCGGTGGTGGCGACCCGCGTGAACCTGCTCCGGGATGATCGAGAAAGAAGAAGTACCATGATGAAGGCTTTGCGTGTTCTCGTGTTGTTCGGTCTGGTGGCGATGCCGGTGAGGGCGTTGGCGGTGGACGATGCTCCGCCGGCGGATTCGGCGAAGGCGTCGGCGTCGCCTGTGGCGGCGGCGTTGACTCGTGCGGACGCGGCGGCGGCGGCGATCGTGGCCATCCCCAACGAGAAGCGAACCTTCGAGAACACGCTGGGCGCCATCGACGACCTGCTCTCTCGGCTCAACGGCGAGACGAGCATGGCGCAGTTCATGGCCTATGTCTCGACCGACGCCACCGAGCGAGAGATGGGCGAGAAGGCCGCCGAGGACGTCGCGAACTGGCTCATCACCTTCAGCAAGCGCAAGGACATGTTCAACGCGGTGAAGGCGTACGCGGACACGAACCCGACGCTGAGCGGTGAGCGGGCGCGATTGCTGCAGTTCGTCCTTCGCGACTTCAAGCGTGACGGGATGATGCTGAGCGACGCCGACCGTGCGCGACTCACCGACGTCCAGAAGGAGATCACGCGTCTGGGCATCGAGTTCGAGCGGAACATCCGCGAGGACGCGACGACGCTCTTCTTCTCGGCCCGTGAGTTGAGCGGGATGCCCGAGGAGTTCCTCAAGAATCTGCCGCAGGCGCGCGGGATGTACGAGGTCAACATGTCGTATCCGCAGTACATCCCCGTGCAGGAGATGTGCGAGGTCGAGGCGACGCGTCAGAAGATGTGGATCGCGTACAAGCGCCGCGGCGGGGAGAAGAACGTCGGTGTGCTCGAGCAGATCCTCAAGTTGCGCGCCGAGCAGGCGAGGCTGCTTGGCTTCGCGAACGCCGCGGACTTTGAGACCGAGGTGCTGATGTCGAAGACCTCGTCGAACGTGGCGTCGTTCTATGCGCAACTCACACCGCTGGTCCGCAAGAAGGCCGAGATCGACTTCGAGGAGATGCAGAATCTCAAGCGGACGCACATCGCCAGCGCCGATGCGGTGCTCGAACCATGGGACTACTCGTTCTACAAGACGCGCCTGCTCAAGGAGAAGTACAGCGTGGACCCCGAGGTCGTGCGTCAGTACTTCCCGATGCAATCGGTCGTCGAGGGGCTCTTCGAGGTCACGCAGCGGATCTACGGGCTGACCTATCGCGACGTCACGGCCGAGGCCAGCCAGCGCGGGCGCCACCTCTGGCACGAGGACGTGAAGTTGTATGAGGTCAGCGACAACGCCTCGGGCAAGGTCCTGGGCGAGTTCTATCTCGATCTGTACCCGCGTCCGAACAAGTACAACCATGCCGCCCAGTGGGGCCTGCTCGAGCACAAGTTCTTCATGGACGGGACGGAGCAGAAGCCCCTTGCGGCCCTGGTGTGCAACTTCACCAAGCCGACCGCCGACGCCCCGTCGCTCATGACCCACGACGAGGTCGAGACGTTCTTCCACGAGTTCGGGCACTGCCTGCACACGATCGTGTCGGAGGCGAGCCTCGGGCGATTCTCGGGGACGAGCGTCGAGCGTGACTTTGTCGAGGCGCCGAGCCAGATGTTCGAGAACTGGGTGTGGAACGCCGACGTCCTCAATCTCTTCGCGAAGCACTACAAGACCGGCGAGCCGCTCCCCAAGGCGACGCTCGACGGGATGATCGCCGCCCAGAAACTCGCGAGCGGCATGGACGCGCAGAACCAGGTCTTCTATGGACTCACCGACCAGCGCTACCACTCGGCGCCGGACGGCGTCGTGGACACGATCGCGGTCCAGGCGACAACATTCGAAGAGACCACGATGTTCAAGCCCGTTCCCGAGACGTTCTTCCAGGCGTCGTTCGGGCACCTCGTGGGGTATCAGGCCGGGTACTACGGCTACATGTGGTCGCTGGTGTACGCCTCGGATATGTTCACGCGGTTCAAGAAGGAGGGCCTGCTCAACCCCGAGGTAGGCCTCGACTATCGGCGCAAGGTCATCTCGCAGGGCGGCACCAAGGACGGGCTGGACCTCGTCCGCGACTTCCTCGGTCGCGAGCCCGACATGCGGGCGTTCCTCGAGCACCTGGGGCTGAGCGAGGCGAAGTAATCGATCTCTCCACGCGGAAGGAGACGACACGTTGGATGCCGACTCCGACGCGAAGCACACCCACGATCGCCCCGCGCTCCAATCGCGGGCGGGCGATCTTGCCATCCCGAGATCCACGAGCACCCGCCGAAATCAACGCGGTGTGCTTGTCGGTGATCGCGTTGCACGGTTCTTTCCCGCCGACGGACGCGACCCCGCGCCCTTCCCGGCGTATTTGAGAGCGCCCGAGCCGATCGGCCCGCTCCCGGTCGGCTGGAGTGTGCGCCCCACCGCCGCTCGTGTGGGCAAGGTGAGCGGCGTGGAGTTCCGCCTGCCGCGCGGGACGTCGTTCTATGGCACGGGGGAACAGGCGGGGCCGCTTCTTCGCAACGGCAGGCGCACGACGCTGTGGAACACCGACGCGTTCGATTACAACGACACCTCCCCGTCGCTCTACCAGTCGCATCCGTTCGTCCTTTGCGTTCGGCCCGACGGCACATCGGTCGGCATCATCGTCGAGACGACGCATCGGTGCGCGATCGACCTGCGTCGTCCGCGGGCCGCGTTCTTTGCGACGATGGGCCCGGCGCCGGCGTGCCTGGTGATCGAGCGCGACCATCCGCAGGAGGTCGTCGAGGAACTCGCGCGGCTGACGGGCCTGATGCCCATGCCTCCCGCGTGGGCGCTGGGGTACCACCAGTGCCGCTGGTCGTACGAATCGGCCGAGCGTGCCGAGTCCATCGCCAGGGGCTTCCGCGATCGCAAGATCCCCTGCGACTGCCTCTGGCTCGACATCGACTACATGCGCGGGTTCCGCTGCTTCACCTTCGACGACAAGGCCTTCCCCAACCCCAAGGCCTTCAACGACTCGCTCCACGAGCGGGGCTTCAAAGCCGTGTGGATGATCGATCCTGGGCTGAAGGTCGATCCGGAGTATTCGCCGTATGCCGAGGCGTCGAAGCGCGGGCTGCTCATCACGAGCGAGCACGGCGGGGAGTACCACGGCAAGGTCTGGCCGGGTGACTGCGCCTTCCCCGACTTCACCCGCGCCGACACGCGCGAGTGGTGGGCGACGCAGTACTCCGACTTTCTCGCCAAGGGCGTCGACGGCGTGTGGAACGACATGAACGAGCCGGCCGTCTTTGACGCCGGCGAGAAGACCATGCCCGCGACCAACCGCCACCAGGCCGACGACGACCTCGGCGGTCCGGGCGACCACGCGCGGTACCACAACATCTATGGCATGCAGATGGTCCGCGCCACCCGCACCGGCATCGAGCGCCTCCGCCCGGGGAAGCGCCCGTTCGTGCTCACCCGCGCCAACTTCCTCGGCGGGCAGCGATACGCCGCGTGCTGGACCGGCGACAACCGCAGCGACTGGCGCCACCTCCGATGGTCGATCCCCATGGCGCTCAATCTTTCATTGAGCGGGCAGCCGTTCTGCGGCCCCGACATCGGCGGGTTCGTGGGCAACGCCGACGCCGACCTCTTCGCGACGTGGATGGGCGTGGGGGCGCTCCTGCCCTTCGCGCGCGGGCACTCGATCAAGGAGTCGGTGCCGCACGAGCCGTGGTCGTTCGGCGAGACGTGCGAGCGGATCTGCCGGCTCGCGCTCGAGCGGCGGATGCGGCTTATTCCCTACCTCTATTCCCTCTTCCACATCGCCGCGACGAAGGGGACGCCGATCGTGCGGCCGGTCTTCTTCGATGATCCGAAGAACCCGCGCCTGCGCGCCCTCGACTCGGCGTTCCTGCTCGGGCCCGACATCCTCGTCGTGTGCGACCTCGCGCCGCGCGGGGACACCGCCGCGAACGCTGTCGCTCTCGCGAGTCCCGCCGTGACGGGCACGCCGAGTCATCCGGATTCCGCCGCGTCTTGCGCCTCGATCCCGGGCGTGCCGTCGCCTGTGGTCTTCAATCGTGCCGCGCCCGCCCACCCCCCCCAACCCGGCCCGTCGCCACACACGCAGATTCCCGGACATTGGATTCCCTTCGAGCCGCTGGATGTCTCCGCGCTCGCGCCCGAAGATGCCGCGCTCCTGCCGCGCCTGCCGAGGCTCTTTGTGAGGAAGGGCCGGGCGATCCCGCTCGGGCCCGTGACCCAGTTCATCACGACGCCGGTTCCCGATACCATCACCCTCGCCGCGGCCTTCGACGATCGCGGCGAGGCGCGATGCGCCCTGTACCAGGACGCGGGCGACGGGCCATGCCCGCCGTTCTCCAGTTCCGCTCCACAACCCGACCGCCCGGAACTCTTCCGCGTCTCCACGCTGCTCGTGCGGAAGGCCGAGCCCGGCCACGAGCCGACCGTCACGCCCGAGTCGCAGGCCGGCACGTTCGGCTCGCTGCCGGGGTTTGTGGTGCGGGGGGTGGGCGGGTAGGGCGCGTCTCCGAACCGGCAACAGTGCTTGATGTCACAACACCACGCCCCATTCCATCACGCTTTGACGAACATTGCGACGGTGTCGCACTGTGAACCGTGCGTCGACGGCATACCACGACTGTTTAGACAACTGGAATCATCGCGCATTGCGAATACGTTGCGCCCACAGCAACAATGTGGGATCAAGACCAGCGCACTCCTGTGAATCGACAACGACGATCGCAATCTGGTACTCGATGTCCCTGTACTCCATCGGGAGTTCGCCATTTGACTGCCTTGCCGCCTCCATTCGTGCGTGCGCCAGACTCGCGAGTGTGAGTCTGTCAGCACACGCGACACCCACGGGACGGAGTGATGCGACAATCACCGCCGAGTGGATGACCTGAGCATTTGTGCTGTTGGGATAGTCCTGCCAGAGCGCAAGATACTTCTCAGTCGCTGAATGCAAATCACCCATCGATTGGATCCAGGATGCCTGCGAGAATCGCAGCCCGATGACGTGCGATTCGGGCATCTCACTCATCACGCTGGCGTCGCGGAGGATCGCGTCCACACGACGAACCGCTTCCGGCTTTCTTGGCCCGTCTGAGCAGAGGATCGCCGCATTCTGCATGGCGTAGCGAACATCATTCCTTGAGGCACTTTGGCGATTTGAAACAACCGAGTCATACAGCGTGATCGCGGCGTCACTGTTCCCGGCAGAGAATGCTTCAAGGTCGGCACGGTCCATCGCGAGCGTCGCGTCGAGGTGCGACTCGAGCCCGCCAAGTTGCCCATTGCGCTGGATACACGATGACGCCGCATCCAGGGATTCTCGCGCGGCGGCCAGATTGTGCTGAGACCTGTGGATTTTTGAACGCAATCTGTAGCACTCGATCCGATACAATGGATCACTCGCGTTCGAGATGATCGCATTCAACTCTGACATCGCACCGTCGGCATCTCCTGAATCGGCTCTCGATCCAATGACCGAGAGTTGGCGCATTCTAACGCGTGCGTCTGCCACCGCTTGATCTCGTGCAGTCCGCGGTGTGTTCGGCGGATCATTCTGGTGCGCCGACAACACGCCCGGCATTCTCGGTACAGCTATGGAGAGCCCGAGACCTGCCGCAACACAGAGAGCACCATAAATCGTACGCCTGAGAGCCATTTGAGCACCTCCGAGATGACGACCGCATACCACGTAAGTTTATTGCTGGACGACGCATCCACAGCATGGATGAGGCTCCGCGGGCGGATCCTGGCAGAGGTTATCACAGCACGGCTTTTCTCGCTTACCTTCCCACGGATCTGGATTCTGAATTGGCACTCCACCACAAGGCGGTTGTGCGGGTGCCCATTCATAGTTCGGATATGTGTCCCAGATCACGGTCCCCCGCGACATCAGTTCGTCACAGACTGTGTATCGAATATGTGTCAGGTCCCTGTCGCCGCCACAGAATGGCGCCCACGCGTAGTTGTGGTCACGATGAAACTCACCTCTCCGCAATCTTCGGATCCAACTGCGTCGGTAGTATCGTGTGCGGCACATGAATGGCTGCCGAACCAACTGGATGTCCACTCCTTCAACGTGGGACCCCGTGAGCGATTTCTGCTCCTCCTCGGAGAGCGTGTACGTGTAGCCGATCTTCTCGATCAGCCACTTCTTGAGGGCGATCGCGATGTCAACCGAATGCTCGCTCGTATTGATTTCCTTCGTCTCCCAACCCAGCGTGTCCGAGTAATGGTGCGTGATTGTGGTTGGGGGAGGCGTTTCCGGGCACGGCTCTCCATTCTCACCATACCACCCGCACGCAAAGAATGGGAGTGTCTCCCATCCATCGTGCATCGGGGTATCAGACGACGCCGTCAACAAGTACCGATCATTCCATGTAAACTGGAGCAGCTGCCACTCTTCGCATCCTGGCGGCAGAGGTTCGGTCGGCATGAATGATGCAGGATCACAGGTTCCGACGGGCTCGGCCTCGATTAATGATCCAGACATCGAAATCGCGACAAGGCTTGCAATGACAAAATGCTTCAACCCAAGCGAACTCGCTTCACGATCGGGAGCGATCGGGAGCGATCGGGAGCGATCTTGTTGTTGGTGCCATTCGAGCATTCTACAAAGAGGAAACTATCTTTGCAAGCACCAGCAAAGCGCGTTGCGCACGAAAGACTGGTCGATTTGCCGGGCATCGCGGATATCCCAAAGCGTTGCCGCTCTGAGCCATCGCGTCACCCCCCAACCCCCATGCCGGCGTGCTCCATCATGGGGCTGGCGAAGCACCCGTACCACGCCATCCCGACCACAAGCATCTCGGGATACCACGGGATTTGTTCTTGAGGCCCCGTGAGTCTCTCCCGGGGTCCCGGGAGAACCATCCGGGGCCAGGAAAGGTCCATCCGGGGTCCCGGGAGAACCATCCGGGGCCAGGAATGGTCTATCCGGGGTCCCGGGAGAACCATCTGGGGCCAGGAATGGTCTATCCGGGGTCCCGGGAGAACCATCCGGGGCCAGGAATGGTCTATCCGGGGTCCCGGGAATGGCTCATGGGGTCCCTTGAGAGTCTCACGGGGTCCCTTGAAGGCCTCATGGGGTCCCTTGAAGGCCTCATGGGACCCCAAAAATGATTCATTGGGCGCAGGGAGTGCGCGATGGGGCGACCGATCGGCCTTACTGGGCCGGGAATGGGGTTGGGGTGGCGGGTAGACATTTGTTGGGGTGATGGGGTCAGTGAATCGGCATTCGTGATTCGGCATTCGGCATTCGTGATGGAGACGACGGGCAGGACGGAGTCGAAGAATGGAGTGGCGAGCGAACCGCCCTCACCCCCATACCTCTCCCACCCTGTGCCACGAGATGGGGTATGGGCAGTCATTAAAAAGAAGACCCGCCTCGGAGAGGCGGGCCACCAAAGACAGGTCCACAACGGCAGGGCCACCACGACCACGGCGTGTTCGACGAATGCCGAATCACGAATCACGAATGCCGAATGCCTAGTGCCTCGTGCCTCGTGCCTTCTCTTACGACTTCGCCCCGTCGCCGCCGATGGACTCTCGCATCGTCGTGTCGGCCTGGATGTTCTTCATCTTGTAATAATCCATGACGCCCAGTCGCCCGCTGCGGAAGGCGTCGGCCATGGCCTTGGGGACGTCGGCCTCGGCGAGGACGACCATGGCGCGGTTGCGCTGCTCCTCGGCGCGGTGCTCCTGCTCCTGGGCGACGGCGAGGGCGCGGCGCTTCTCGGCCTCGGCCTGGGCCATCTGCTTGTTGGCGTTGGCCTGGTCGATCTGGAGTTTCGCGCCGATGTTCTCGCCGACGTCGATGTCGGCGATGTCGATGGAGAGGATCTCGAAGGCCGTCCCCGCGTCGAGCCCCGAGTCCATCACCTTGCGGCTGATCTGGTCGGGGTTCTCGAGGACGAGTTTGTGCTCATTGGCCGAGCCGATCGTCGAGACGATCCCCTGGCCGACGCGGGCGATGATGGTCTCTTCCGTGGCGCCGCCGACGAGGCGGGCGATGTTGGTCCGCACGGTGACGCGGGCCTTGGCGCGCAACTGGATGCCGTCCTTGGCGACGGCGTCGATCGTGGGGCGCGGGCCGCCGTGGGCCGGGCAGTCGATGACCTTGGGGTTCACGCTCGTCTGCACGGCGTCGAGGATGTCACGACCGGCGAGGTCGATCGCGGTCGCGATCTGCCACGGCAACTCGATCTTGGCGCTGTGGGCGGCGATCATGGCGCTGATGACGTTGTTCACGCGCCCGCCAGCGAGGTAGTGCGTCTCGATGAGGTTCGTGGGGATGTTCATGCCGGCCTTGACGGCGCGGATGCGGTTGATGACGACCGTCCGCGGATCGACGCGGCGGAACTTCATCCCCACCATGTCGGCGATGCCCACGTCGGCGCCCGAGGTCTTCGCCTGGATCCACAGGCCGAAGAACTGGAGAAGGAAGAGGAAGACGATGAGGAAGATGAGGACGACGGCACCGATGAGGACGTAGACGATGACGTCGGAGATACCGCTCCCCCCACCACCTCCGCCGC encodes:
- a CDS encoding FkbM family methyltransferase, yielding MTTTFAACEQEFFTRFAGMGFEPTCILDIGGSNAAWSTTIHSVFPDARYEIFEPLAGRREDYDRILEWALRTHPNFRLHTIALGADNSDAEFWSEPAGVGSSLLVSNVPKDQKITVPVRRLDDYLADQRLSQPQLIKIDVQGGEREVITGGAKTIEAADVLHLETWLTRGYGPATPLLTELIDTLRPMGHVLVQLGDFWRKPSQELASIDAFFVHTRMIDRLANRGEFPWPATWSSAA
- a CDS encoding NAD-dependent epimerase/dehydratase family protein produces the protein MRVLVTGSSGLIGSEAVAFFDSLGFDVLGVDNNMRRDFFGPKGDTTPNLARLVASCKRFKHSPLDIRDREGVERIFRNESIDLVIHAAAQPSHDLAASRVYDDFAVNALGTLNLLESCRLHRPEAVFIQVSTNKVYGDAPNALPMHELETRFDYADVALEQGIDESLTIDQSTHSLFGVSKASGDLLAQEYGRYFGLKTGVFRGGCLTGPQHAGVELHGFLNYLVATALDERPYTIFGYKGKQVRDQIHCHDVVSAFWAFAQKPRAGEVYNLGGGKANAASLIECIELIADRTGKSPVTTYNPTNRVGDHICYYTNMAKFRKHFPAWKQEYSLDRIVDEMIDRVRVAKAA
- the queF gene encoding NADPH-dependent 7-cyano-7-deazaguanine reductase QueF; its protein translation is MKDGTIDPSLLEAFPTPTETPFVVEHIADEFTSVCPKTGHPDFGTVTVRFEPRPASKGGVCVELKSLKLYFQSFRNAGIFYEAVTNRIRDDLQTLMGTKWLVVRTDWRGRGGIRSVIRATAGDVPREWMS
- a CDS encoding tetratricopeptide repeat protein; the encoded protein is MGVAGVLAIGGCQAFDKPDAKAPKPTIADRTVFDPRPTTVNTPEEISSALISLNNGETLRSQGLANQALIAFERAIAENPKLVPAYMQAGDIYRERGDHSSAQQRYAQAAEIDPTNFSAHYNNGLMLQLLDRISESVVAYIRALRLSPDDFKANMNLATAYLQLKEPDKAVPYAEHAVEIDGRNAPARVNLGVIYSQLARYDQAILEYQQAAELTPLTPTLLMNMAQSLSGAKRYEEMANTLEQLIREEPSAGAYERLGYARFKLGEMDAAETAFGQATKIDENYTPALNGLGVVSLNRWIKGQYADDAMWRKGTDLLRRSLEIDRNQPLIVELLTRYQQQ
- a CDS encoding deoxyribonuclease IV, which gives rise to MPRATPPKRSIRATKPKPKKSTSPKPPPKKRVVTKSRPKTTTAAAPAKPRTTPAPARTANVTGPFFGSHLSIAGSMVNALHDAERLGLDGVQVFTKNQQQWKAKPLDPAMVEEWRTEQARLGWNERTVSHASYLINLASVSDELFAKSVDLMTDEIERCETLGIPFLVHHPGSSVGWTREQGIARIARAYVELFKRTKGSRTVSCLEGTVGAGSTLGGPFEDLQVLRARIIEATGEGSRVGFCLDTCHMHAAGHDLSTRAQADAVLDRFDELCGLAHVRVMHLNDSKGAATSKLDRHEHIGAGTIGQGGGRGGLSNSGFAAVVNRPELRGCPMIMETPKGHDADGQDHDLLNVARLRGLVG
- a CDS encoding Zn-dependent oligopeptidase, producing the protein MMKALRVLVLFGLVAMPVRALAVDDAPPADSAKASASPVAAALTRADAAAAAIVAIPNEKRTFENTLGAIDDLLSRLNGETSMAQFMAYVSTDATEREMGEKAAEDVANWLITFSKRKDMFNAVKAYADTNPTLSGERARLLQFVLRDFKRDGMMLSDADRARLTDVQKEITRLGIEFERNIREDATTLFFSARELSGMPEEFLKNLPQARGMYEVNMSYPQYIPVQEMCEVEATRQKMWIAYKRRGGEKNVGVLEQILKLRAEQARLLGFANAADFETEVLMSKTSSNVASFYAQLTPLVRKKAEIDFEEMQNLKRTHIASADAVLEPWDYSFYKTRLLKEKYSVDPEVVRQYFPMQSVVEGLFEVTQRIYGLTYRDVTAEASQRGRHLWHEDVKLYEVSDNASGKVLGEFYLDLYPRPNKYNHAAQWGLLEHKFFMDGTEQKPLAALVCNFTKPTADAPSLMTHDEVETFFHEFGHCLHTIVSEASLGRFSGTSVERDFVEAPSQMFENWVWNADVLNLFAKHYKTGEPLPKATLDGMIAAQKLASGMDAQNQVFYGLTDQRYHSAPDGVVDTIAVQATTFEETTMFKPVPETFFQASFGHLVGYQAGYYGYMWSLVYASDMFTRFKKEGLLNPEVGLDYRRKVISQGGTKDGLDLVRDFLGREPDMRAFLEHLGLSEAK